The sequence CGCTGGCGTCGCTGACGGAGATGTACACGTACGACGGCACTGGTCCCCAATTCTGGTCGTTGAGCAGGACCGAAGCGGTGTTCGCGCTGGCGTTAGTCCCGAAGAAATTTGCTGTAGTGACGTCGAGCCAGCCGTCGCCGTTAAAGTCGCCGGCCGCCAGCGCGATGGGGCCGGGGCCCACGGCGAAGTATTCCGGCAGCGAGAACGTGCCGCCAGCGAGTCCGCGCACGATGCTGACGGTGTCGCTTCCCCAGTTCGTGGTGGCGATATCGGCCAGACCGTCATGGTTGAAGTCGCCCACCGCGAGCGAGGTGGGTTCGACGCCGACGGAGTAGTTTTGTGCTGCCGCAAAGCCGCC comes from Planctomycetia bacterium and encodes:
- a CDS encoding Calx-beta domain-containing protein, with protein sequence GGFAAAQNYSVGVEPTSLAVGDFNHDGLADIATTNWGSDTVSIVRGLAGGTFSLPEYFAVGPGPIALAAGDFNGDGWLDVTTANFFGTNASANTASVLLNDQNWGPVPSYVYISVSDASVTEGKRGVKYLNFTVTLSAASNVPVTVQYATQYGTATSGSDYQAQSGTLTFGVGETVKTVSIAVYGDHTFEADETFQLLLSNPTGNALISDAAGLGTIVNDDFIRGRGNGRRMR